In Rhodanobacter humi, the genomic stretch GCCGTGCCCGGCATGTACTGGCGCGTCGTGACGGTGACGAGGACGTGCGGCAGGAAGACATTCAGCACCATCGCCAACGCGTAGCCAGCCATCAGGTAAGCGGCCACACCGCCGGCCGCGGAAAATGACGCGGCGAGGGTGATCGCGATGAACAGGCCCGACAGCGCGAGGGCGGCGAAGCGGAACACCGGCGCCGCCACGGGCACCTGCCACCTGCCCGCCCGCACCGACCAGGCCGGAAACCGCCAAGCCTCCTCCGCGTTGTGCGCCAGCACGCCGAGCGTGAACAGCCAGCCGAGCGCCGTCAGCGACATGCGTACGCGCCGCTCAGCGCCGGTCCTTCGCTTCCAGCATCGCCTTCAGGTCGGCGAACGGGTTGCCGGTGGCGGGCGCCTGTTCGGGCGCGGCGAGCTCGTAGCCGGCGCCGCGCACGTGGTCGATATGGCGCGAATGCTCGTTGTCGTGGCAGTACACGCAGAGCAGCTCCCAGTTGCTGCCATCGGCGGGGTTGTCGTCGTGGTTGTGGTTGCGGTGGTGCACGGTGAGTTCGCGCACGTTCGCACGGGTGAACTCGCGGCCGCAGCGGCCGCAGACCCACGGGTACATCTTCAGCGCGCGCTCGCGATAGCCCTGCTCGCGCTGTTCGGCCGCACGGCGCGCCTCGGCCACGATGCGGTCGAGTCTGGCTTCGTCGGGGATCTTGGTGCTGGGCATGGCGCGGGCTGTCCGGTCAATCGCGGCGAGCATTATGCGACGGTCGCGGCCGCCCGGACATCCCGCGGCAGGCGGTCACGCCCCGCTGTGCGCGGCCACCGCGTCCAGCACGCGTGCCGAGTACACCATCGCGGCGCCGGCGTTCATCGCCACCGCCACGCCCAGCGCCTCGGCGATCTCCTCGCGGGTGGCGCCGTGCTTCAGCGCCTCGCCGGTATGCACCGTGATGCAGCCGTCGCAGCGGGTGGTGACCGCCACGGCCAGCGAAATCAGCTCGCGAGTCTTGGCGTCCAGGTGGTTGGTCTTGCTGCCGGCGGCGCTGAGGGTCTGATAGCCACGCAGCGTGTCGGGGCTGAGCTTGCCGATCTCGCCGATGCGGCCGAGCAATTCTTTGCGGTATTCCAGCCAATCGAGCATGTGGGCGTCTCCCGTTGGGAAGGTGCCGAGTGTGGTGCAGGGCCCGTCAATGCGCCGTGTTGCCGACCGTCGCGGCGGCCGGGATCTCGTCGATCATCTGCGCCGCCAGCGGCTGGTAGCCACCCTCGAAATGGTGATCGCCGTTCTTGGGATGCACGGTCACCCACGCGGGCAGGCCGGGGTCGGTGCACAGGCTGTCGTCGGCATCGTCCTTGCCGTAGTAGCAGATCACCGGGAACTGGTGCTTGAGCGCCACCACCGGCGGCAGCGCGTCGTAGTGCGGCACCTTGTTGAACTTCTCCAGCACGGTCTTCACGAAGGCCTTGAAGCGCCCCTGCGTAATCATGTAACCCTCGAACTGGATCTCGAAGCTGGTGTCGCGGCTGGGCGAGAGCAGCACCAGCTGGGTGATCCGCGCGCGGTTGGCCGGGCTGAGCTTGTCGATCAGCGTGGGCAGCACGTCGGCGCCGAAGGAGAAGCCCACCAGCCACACGCGCCGCTTGTGCCATTGGTCGAGGTATTTCGTCATCAGCGCGTCGAGCTCGACAGCGGCGACATTCGGGTCGCGGTTGCGCCAGAAATACTTGAACGCGTTGATGCCCAGCACCGGGATGCCGCGCGCCGCGAAGGCGTTGCCGAGCTGCTTGTCGAGGTCGGCCCAGCCGCCGTCGCCCGAATACAGGATGGTGAGCACGTCGTCCTCGCCCGCCGGCGCCTGCACGCCGGCCGCAGGATTGAGCACGATGGTGGAGTTCTCCAGGCTCG encodes the following:
- a CDS encoding carboxymuconolactone decarboxylase family protein; its protein translation is MLDWLEYRKELLGRIGEIGKLSPDTLRGYQTLSAAGSKTNHLDAKTRELISLAVAVTTRCDGCITVHTGEALKHGATREEIAEALGVAVAMNAGAAMVYSARVLDAVAAHSGA
- a CDS encoding HXXEE domain-containing protein, with the protein product MSLTALGWLFTLGVLAHNAEEAWRFPAWSVRAGRWQVPVAAPVFRFAALALSGLFIAITLAASFSAAGGVAAYLMAGYALAMVLNVFLPHVLVTVTTRQYMPGTATALLLNLPLGSLYLRQAWSERRVEPHVFGWAGPLVVLAILAVMPLLFALGRKLRPVSA
- a CDS encoding YajD family HNH nuclease — translated: MPSTKIPDEARLDRIVAEARRAAEQREQGYRERALKMYPWVCGRCGREFTRANVRELTVHHRNHNHDDNPADGSNWELLCVYCHDNEHSRHIDHVRGAGYELAAPEQAPATGNPFADLKAMLEAKDRR
- a CDS encoding AcvB/VirJ family lysyl-phosphatidylglycerol hydrolase, translated to MWAGIGACVLGVALVWTPFSKPSLENSTIVLNPAAGVQAPAGEDDVLTILYSGDGGWADLDKQLGNAFAARGIPVLGINAFKYFWRNRDPNVAAVELDALMTKYLDQWHKRRVWLVGFSFGADVLPTLIDKLSPANRARITQLVLLSPSRDTSFEIQFEGYMITQGRFKAFVKTVLEKFNKVPHYDALPPVVALKHQFPVICYYGKDDADDSLCTDPGLPAWVTVHPKNGDHHFEGGYQPLAAQMIDEIPAAATVGNTAH